The Crassostrea angulata isolate pt1a10 chromosome 1, ASM2561291v2, whole genome shotgun sequence nucleotide sequence ttaatattttgaaagtcAGTCCGAGGATACTTATCAAACTTGCACTGGCTCAGCATGATATGCAAATGATTTCTATCGAATAATTTCACATTGCCTTTTTTACAACACCCCCTCACAATGTGCTGAGCaatttcaatattcaaaattggaattctgtattttttcattttgaggACAAGTTTATCACATTATTTGTACGTAATTACTTCCATTTTAGGATGAACACATTGGAAatatgcaagtacatgtactttactcCATGTACGGTTTTTGTCATAGTCGAAGAAGTATCGTGATCGTTAGTCTTTAACTAATCAATCAAAACAAGAATAAAATTATAACATGTACACTAATTACACATCCTccaatttatacatgtatttatgtacatgtacatgaaactAATTATTTGTTGTGTATTCTAAAATCAATGTTTCAAGTTCAAATTCCTTTATTACACTCAAAACATAAATTATATTACATGAGGTAAAGAAATACAATGTAGTAACACAGGGGTATTGGGTAAAATAAAGTGGTATAAAAAAGCAGGTTTATTTAAAAAGACTATTAAATATCAGTCTTATTGAAAAATCAGTTATTTTTGGTATTCCAGATATATTGATTTACATTTTGTCTTGATTGCAAAATAATCAAACATCAagttaacaatttgttttttgaTGAATATTAGCAGAAAGATATTGATCTGGGTCACAAAGTCTGGATTCTTTGATAGAGTGAGAATGACATTTTTAAGTTGACGATGATTTTGAGGAAGTATCACTATTTGTTATAAACCTGTTAATCTTTTGCAGAAATGGAATCTACCAAACAGGATTTATTTGCATTTAGTGTCCAACAAAACATCAAATGAAAGTACATGGAAATTTCTATCGAAAATCTTTCCGAAGGAAAGGAAGTATGTCGATGGAAATGCTCCTAATGGAACATCCCCAAAAATATCCCATTCTAACTTAACAGTTGTAACGGCTTACTGGAATCTTGGAACTTTCAGGAAAGGATCTCATCAAACATTTACAACGAATACTTATTTAACATGGACCAAGCCTTTCAAGTACCTTATGAATCCTCTTGTGATATACACAGACTGTGTGCAATTTCGCGATTTAATAACCAAAGAGAGGTCCGAAGGAATATTGGAGTACCAGACTGaacttgtttttataaataGGACATCTCTCTGGCCATTTTCATTGTtggataaaattaaacaagtgtACAGCCAACCAGGGTACCCAGCGCACTACCCAAACACCGTTAATCCTTCCTACTCTGCTGCGCAACATGCAAAATACGCAGTGGTTGCAGATGCAGTGCGAAGGAATTTATACAACACTTCATATTTTGCTTGGCTTGATATAGGATACTTTCGAGACTTGATTGGAAGcaatcaatattttgaattaaaaatccCACCAAACTTTGACTCATCTCGTTTAGCATTCAATCTTATATCTCATCGGGGAATGAACACAAGACCCTTCAGCATATTTCGTAGCAATATAGTATGGGTCGGTGGAGGATTATTCATTGGGACCAGAAATGTTGTGATAGAGTTTGAAAAACTTTACGAGAGAGCAGTATTATACTTTCTGGACCAGAAACTAATGAATTCCGACCAGCAGGTTCTTTACTCATTATATAGTCAAGAAGGGAGAAAAGCTCTCAAGCCTAACATTGAACTTCAGCTGTACACTCCAACAGGTGGAGGAAACCCTTGGTTCTATCTTGGATATTTATGCAGAAAAGTTGTTAATCGAACTAAGGTTGAAGAATTTATATAATTAGTTTTAGAGTGATGAGAAACACTACAACATTTACGCAAGATTGGATGACATTAATCAGCAATGGAATGCGTTTACAAAAAAGATTGTGTTCacctttttttagctcacctagacgaagtcaaggggagcttatgctataccctcggcgtcggcggtggcgtcggcgtcggcgtccggacctggttaaagtttttgttgcaggttctgtatctaagctatttcttgtcctatcttcaccaaacttgcatggatgatgcatctggacctacttatggacttgaaagacttggatgctgaatctgggtcctaaatttcagatactggaggaggttaaggttgttggaccaggttaaagtttttgttgcaggtgccctttgatagcaatatcttagttactgctggtccatacttcaccaaacttgcatggatggtgtgtcttataatactgatgcaccagataggcttgagtgctgaatctgagctataggtttcggatgctggaggaagttaaggtttttggagcaggttaaagtttttgttgcaggtgccctctgatgattatatcttagttactactggtcctaacttcaccaaacttgtatggatggtgcgtcttatgatactaatgcacctgacaagcttgaatgctgaatctgagccaaaggttttggatgctggaggaggttaaggtttttagagctggattaagttttttgagcaggtgccctctagtGATTATATCTTAGCTACTACTGGTTctaacttcatcaaacttgcgTGGATGGttcgtcttatgatactgatgcacctgacaggcttgaatgctgaatctgagccgtaggtttcggatgctggaggaggttgaggttttaagagctggttaaataaagtttttgaaacaggtgccctctgatgatatcttagttattacttgtccttacttcaccagacttccatggatggtgtgtcttatgatactgatgcacctgacaggcatgaatgctgagtttgagccataggtttcggatgctggataaagttaagttttttggaacaggtcacatgtttaatagatgatagtactattttaatcttgcatagttgatttaactgtaatatgaatgaatcgcagagatagcttcagatgcagagcttgatctccattatcaaggatgctaaaaaataaatcttagttattattggtcctaacttcaccaaacttgaatggatggtgtgtcttatgatacagatgcacctgacaggcatggatgctgaatctgagccataggttgcggatgctggaggaagttaaggttttaattgctagtgccctctgatgatgatatcttagttattactggtccaaacttcaccaaacttgcatggatgatgcgtcttatgataccaatgcacctgatgggcttgaatgctgaatctgagccataggtttcggatgctggatgaagtttagttttttggaacaggtaaaatgttttatagatgatagcttgcatagttgatttaactttattataaattaaacgcagaggttgcttcagatgcagagcctgatctccattatcaaggatgctaaagaaatctcctacctcactcaaacctgctcaatagatagatgtgtttgttgataaatgatataacatgattccaatgatatagtattgtatgatatgaaacaatattgtttgatatgatacaatatgatatcatatgttatattataaaaagttatacgatacgatatgatattgtatcaatttttttgatattttatgatatgatattgtatcatgatattgttatgtatagtattgtatattatgatacaatattgtaaaatattatattgtatttttgatttattattttaacacatgatacaattacataaaatattgcaaaatagtatattgtatcctatgatacaatattgtatattctataatattgtatcatacaatattgtatgatatgatattggtttttgtaatatagaattatatcacatgaaattgtattatatgatattgtaatattataaaatattgtatcatacgatattgtatgatatgatattggtttatatgatatattatcatatcacatgaaattgtattatatgatattgtaatatatattattgtgtcatatggtacaatatgtataataaaataatgtattttataatattttactttatcacataatattgtatcatttgataagatacaatgttggaatcaaattatattgtattatatgatataatatcatattatgtatcaaatatgtttcagtgtcatacaatacaatatcattctataatatacaatataatatcatctttcaatgttatgatgtattatgtaatatgatattgtaatataatactatattgtattatattttatgatattgtattatgtaatcaaatacaataaagtataacacaatacaatgtcaaatcatacgttacaatatcatatctcatgattgtttattacggtattttattgtattatatgatatatatatattataaatatgacatgatgcaatatttaattttatatcattgtattgattaacatatgaacatataattatcataaaaaattttatcagatgatatacgatattttgtcaaaacagaatcaaTGAATATCCaaaatcataaagtatgatttttatataaaatgataaaggtggtcttatgaaggtgatgtctcattagggtgatgctccgtctcggtgagcttagtaatctatgattacctatgtttctctctctctccaacaAAACTActtgttgtttttatatcatTACGCAATATTGGTTTCAAAAACCACCTTTATTTCTCtctcaaaaaaaataattactttcATTACTATAATTTATAAACGATACTGTGATAAAAAATGAGAAACTTCTTCACCATTGTCTTTTCTTTCAACATTTGATGTTGAATAGCCTATTGAATAACATGTTTTCCAAGACATTCTGTGATAagacattgtttacaagcaAGCCCTGGTAAATTTTAAGAACCTGTTTCTAAACCTTTTGTGcattatgtatataattaaatatgttGTATTCATATGCAACATTAAGGAGTTATTAATATGAGATAGCTAGTTTCTAAATAAATGAACTGAccccctcacccccccccccccgcccccctaAATGCAATACTCAGACCCAGACGAAACAAAACGTTTTGTGCTGTTTCTTTACGGACAAAAGCATTATAGACTAAACTATTTTTGAGACAAACCAATTAAATCATTTGAAGAAGCGTTTTTCTGTTCTTTTATAGTAACTCTTATTAAGCCATTTCTGATCagaaatgtatacatatattgtgGGTGCACCATATATCTACACAAAATGGTATGGCGTTAATAATCAATGAATTGCACTTAAGAAAACATTGAGTTCACCTTAGTCTGACTGGcttaatttatttaaagtttGGAGTAAATGACAcaagcaggttttttttttaaagatatgaaaCTGGCTGGTAATTTGGGCTTGGGGTAAAATGCTGACGATGGACCCTCCACTTTGGAGGGTCCATAGTGGAGGGGGTGGAGCTTGGTGTGTCAGTCTTAATTCAGAGTCCGTTTGATCTGTCATTCCAATTATGTTATCAGAAACAAAATGGGGcacattgtttttaaacaaaagcacaTAAAACTTCTCTCCCCTAATTGACGATGACGAATGATGGCACTTTCATTTAGGTGctgggttttttaaaagtacatattGTTCATTAGTTCTACACAAGatgtatatatagtaaaaatattacaGTTGCATTATTGCTGAAAtggacaaaatttttaaaatttataacagcttatgaaaatattcaatatgaTAATGTCAAATTTTCTACAAAAGTGTAAgtcttgtaaaaataattaatttattttatattacatttccTTTAAATGTCCCTATGTCCTAGAGATAATTGTGCTGAAATTTCTAAATGCACTATGACATGGCGAGATATTTCAAACACCGGACATTGTCTCTGACAACAATCCGCATTGTTAATACAAATTTTGCAACGAAGCTGACACTCTTGGTGACTTGGAATTCGGACTTAGATTTTTCCGATAATCATACTGTTTGAGAACAGGATCATTGGGTggttttctaaattttttcagAATGATGAAATTGGAATGACAGATCAAACAGACTCTAAATTAAGATTGACACACCAAGCTCCACCCCCTCCACTATGGACCCTCCAAAGTGGAGGGTCCATCGTCAGCATTTTACCCCAAGCCGGTAATTTGCATCCggtttcatatacatgtatgttatgtGGGCGCATACTGATTTCCAGTCCAGTCGACTGACTTGATATCATTGTACAAGTATAAGATGGCATGCAGACTGTAATATGAGACATTGTCATGAAATAATCTCGTACAAATGCAATAAAACTTTCGTTGTTTAGAACATTGGTCATTGATATAATATTAGGTGGTGTTTTGTACTGATACACAAACtgaatgtttatatattatcattatttacaGAAAAAGTGGATGAATCACCAATAACTACAAGTTATGTTCACTGTTGTAAaagtttgattttgatttaaaaaaaaattgattgcaGTGCTAAAAAggataaacaaaaattttgctATTTGTCACAAATTAGCGTAATTTACGAAATGAACTTTCTGTTATCTCATCAGAACCAAAATGATGAGCTTATCTGAAGACTTGTTGTCCGcagtctttttaatttttacataactTCTTTTCCCAAACCAGacattttgaaacaaacatGATACAGAGccttttttaggggggggggtgttatggGATTTCAGTTTTTCCAAatgaagtaataaaaaaaagctAGAATATTAAAGAATATAACGGTTTAGTTTAGAATCATTTAAAGAACTAAGTAAGAAGCATATTTACTTTAAGCATGACTTATGAAATCAACATATAGATAAACTAAACAAGACAAGCTTGTGCCATTCAGTTGCCCAAATGTCAGGTACCTGAATGTTGACTAAATGTCTGGAAAGATGACTTAATGACAGATCTGTGCCATCTAGCCACAATTCAGATACATCGCGGtgaattttcttcttcttttttttttatctcactGACAGACCATCACAACGtgatatttaaaagaattatacAGTATTTACATTTACCTGGGTGATTAACTTTAAATCTGAATATTAAGCAAGAAAACAGAAtagtttctaaaataaaaaaaaattatgggaAACACCAAGTTCGAAGAATGTggaatttattatatatacatgtagttactatATCCTATGATCACTAGATGGCACAAGTAGGGAACTCAATATtgataggaatatatagcagcagcagccaaaaaaaaaaaataataaatccgTTCGGAAAAAACAAGAGGCTTTAAAATTATCTTTCAAAACAGAGAgaaaatatgagaaaatcgtgAAAGTTTAATGAATGGAAGATTGTTTGAATCATTTTGTAATAATAATTCTGCCAAGAAAGAAGGCGTGTCAAATGCTTGTGTTTCTTATATATACTGCTATTTAGGATAGTTACTTAGTACCAAGGGATTTCTTTGTATGCTGTTTGCTTGggatttgaaaatatatagaaatataaaataatttgatcaaataacaattttttgtgTAATAGAACTAGTAGATACACCAAAGGCAAACAATTTTGCGCTAAATGCATGCCTTTGTTACCACTCTGACATTGTTTGACCCAGTATCGTCATACGTCTGACGTTGGATCTATTCAGTCTAGATATTAATCATGCAGACTTAAAGTATGGGTTTTTTCTGACATGTGCATTACTTTTTCAGAGGTTTTAAAAACTCAGTTATAGAGCAAACGCCCATGTTTTGATTTTAGATTGAAGCTATAAAAGTGGTGTATATCTTGCCTTATGTGTGATAATGGCGCTTGAATTTGGCGGCCAATAACATGTAAATCAACGACTTATTTACACATATTACCTTGTGTTCATTAAATTACAGATTTATTTCACTAATAAGATAATGTTGTGAAAATAACCACTGTTCTCCTTTGTTTTCTTCTTGTGCAcgcgtgtgtgtgtgtactGCGTTTCGGGTACACTGGGCCCACAGGAATTACTTTTCCTTCTTAACttgatcaattttttaaaatcaagaatgTGCCTGAATGACCTATGATCCAGGCTAAAACTAAGGGGTCAAGATTTTGTATgaaaaacttgtttatttttaaacttaacACCTTTCGTAAATATGCATTGTCACCAAGGCCAGGTACCGGTATATAAATCCTTCAATTTCGTTTTAACCCCAATTGCACACCTGAAATTTGAGGCCGACGTGTTGCATTTCTTTCGTGGTCTTTGGATTTTATGCattgatttcttattttatgtgaatatatgtgcatattctgtttgtTAATATTGCATTGATctgtttatttgatgttagtatacTTCTGGCGTGAcaaaagtgcgtaaaatttttaaaggagTTGCATGGACAGCGGTGATAAAAAAAGGAATATgacggacagtgcctatttacgtgttcatctttaaaaatatcgaatgaagctatgtaaacaaataagtattggatttttccaatatatatatacaaacatgtGACCCCTACGAAGATTATGTAGCAATTAAGGCGTCTAAATTAGGAACACGGATGTACAGACCGATATTATTTACCACATTAGGAAGATACATTTctttatgaaaacaaataattgaTCTGCATGCAGATTTTGTAAGTAGATCGACAGATTTTGCCTTGCAAAGATAGATTGGATGAAGaagtaaaatgttattaatcggattattaaattattcatttccTTGTAATTGATAACGTCGATATGTATGTATATTACTACTTCACTGGTTGGCTCACACCAAGACAATAAAGATAAGGTGAGCATTGTGACCCATGGGACTCGTAATATTttgatgatacatgtagatTACTACATGCATCTATTGAGCTGAATTCTTTAAACATCTTCCTCACTacacaaatttatattttttttattcgtgaGTTGTGTCAATTTAAAAGTGATTTTCTTCGTGTGGTTGAGAGGAAGAGACGAGTATTGATGCCATCGTAAAACGAACCTCGATGTCCGTTATTGATTAAACCCACACACCCATTGTAGAAGTAGGCCATTCAATTCACAGCTTCCACATCTGACCATGTCTGTGTTCCAACAGAATCGATACAGTCTACAACTGCACTACATTTCAGCATCAGCTATAGCATGTTTTCCTCTTTCTGTACAAAGGATAAATCAATCATCGACATATTTCATCAAATCGTTACTAACACACAAAAGTTAATATAAGAAATTATATTAATACTAatctgaaatgaaaatgtaatgtATGCGGTGTTTTCTCAGTAATGGTACTGTCTGTTACATACTTTTCCTGTATATTGTACAGGTCAAACAAATCTTCTTTCAAACAACCACTTTTGTAACTCCTTATATCtcatttatttaacattaacaatttaacaaaGCAATTGACGTTTTTATATGAAGTAGCACCACttttatttactctttattaattttaaatttaaggtttaatattattttgtaatgtagaaaaaattAGTAAAGAAGATTTACAAACGCTAGGAAGACAAACGATTGAATGTACACACGAGTTTATAAAGGCTAAAAAGAATGCATAAAACATCTGTTGAATGTAGCttcctaaaatatttaaaaagaagactgacaaaaataataaaaatagctATCTAtcattaaaacttgttttcCGAAGAGACAgatcaaattaaattgataagCGTTTACCATAAAAACAAGAGGGGATAAGCATTCACAATACCTATGTAGaactat carries:
- the LOC128184097 gene encoding uncharacterized protein LOC128184097 isoform X2 encodes the protein MERPKLIVLAAAFFMFVTFVSYAVFMDDITKWNLPNRIYLHLVSNKTSNESTWKFLSKIFPKERKYVDGNAPNGTSPKISHSNLTVVTAYWNLGTFRKGSHQTFTTNTYLTWTKPFKYLMNPLVIYTDCVQFRDLITKERSEGILEYQTELVFINRTSLWPFSLLDKIKQVYSQPGYPAHYPNTVNPSYSAAQHAKYAVVADAVRRNLYNTSYFAWLDIGYFRDLIGSNQYFELKIPPNFDSSRLAFNLISHRGMNTRPFSIFRSNIVWVGGGLFIGTRNVVIEFEKLYERAVLYFLDQKLMNSDQQVLYSLYSQEGRKALKPNIELQLYTPTGGGNPWFYLGYLCRKVVNRTKVEEFI
- the LOC128184097 gene encoding uncharacterized protein LOC128184097 isoform X1, which encodes MTKWKYYALSLFFVPFLIGFSINQYGQRNFISTKWNLPNRIYLHLVSNKTSNESTWKFLSKIFPKERKYVDGNAPNGTSPKISHSNLTVVTAYWNLGTFRKGSHQTFTTNTYLTWTKPFKYLMNPLVIYTDCVQFRDLITKERSEGILEYQTELVFINRTSLWPFSLLDKIKQVYSQPGYPAHYPNTVNPSYSAAQHAKYAVVADAVRRNLYNTSYFAWLDIGYFRDLIGSNQYFELKIPPNFDSSRLAFNLISHRGMNTRPFSIFRSNIVWVGGGLFIGTRNVVIEFEKLYERAVLYFLDQKLMNSDQQVLYSLYSQEGRKALKPNIELQLYTPTGGGNPWFYLGYLCRKVVNRTKVEEFI